The genomic interval TTCTTGTTTGTGTGGTGTTTCTCCCATCTCCCGCTTTTTGGgttttctgcctccttcaAAAGCGCTTATGTCTGTTTTTGCGCTTTGTTTCTGCCAGGTTGTTCTGCAGGAGGGGGTCAGTTTCTACGCCTTGAGTCACTTTTTCCGTTCCAGGTTTATTTCCTGTTTCGTGCGTCAGAAAGGTACTGTGCTTGTCCCTCGTCCGCCACGTGTACGCAGGTCCGTGATCGTTCGCTTTGCTCTTCCTGTCTATTCATTTTGTGGGCTAGGGGTGAGAGATTCTGACAGCGTCGTTTGTTTTCTGGTGTGGTGCGCGACCTTGTCCAGTGCGTTATCCGATATTATTTGTTCTCaaactgtctctgctgttcaGGATTTCCATCAAAAACGAGCAAGGGTTACCGCTGTCGTCGCTGGCAGAACTCGGCTCGTTTTCCAGGTCCGAGTTTCTGACCAGGGCATGTGCGAAGCGTGCACATGTGAAAGCTGAGAGATTTTCGCTATTCTTCAGAGGTTAACGTCAACTGCCTGCTTGTTTTCGCCACTGCTTCTGTGTCGGAGAAAACGCTTAACTAAGTCCGCTCCCGCAAAAAACGGTTGTTCCTGGCACTCAGTAGCTGAGAGTGAAATCAGGCGAATCCGAGGTCTGATGAATTGAGCAAGGCCTTCCAATTTTCATCGCTACGCGTATATCTCTGCGCGTTTGCGTGACGCAGTCACGGAGCTAGTGGCTTTGAAACTGTTTGCGTTGGCATGTGCAGAGATCATTCCTTTATTCTCAAGACCCCGCTAGACCACAAACACGCGGTATGTTATCACTGACAGCGCAAAATGGGGGTCTGTGAAtattctctctctgcagcatTCCAGAGCAGGCATGAGTCAGTCACGCGCAAGAGACCCCGTCTCGGTTTTTCACGATGGGTCTTTggttttctgcttccagtCTTCTGGTCACTGTCGTCCGGATCTTCAGCAGCTGTCTACAGTGACAAAAATGAGTTTCACGGGCAGCGTCCGGTCCTTCTCCGTCAGCCGTTCCACTCCGACCGGGCAGAGTACATTCGTTTCCCAATGAGTGTGCAAGGAGACGTGACAGAAGACAACGTGGAGGCCGTCGAGGAAATAAGTCGGCAAATCGCTCGGGAGGTTCACTTGCAGCAACTCAAAAGAAAGCGCCAAAAGGGTAAAAAGAAACTCCCTTCTGCTTCCGACCAGCCCAACTCAAAACAGCCCGCTGCAAAGGACGAAAGCGGAAAAGGGGAAGCAGGGAATCAGCGAGATCCAGCAACCAAGCCTGGAACggcggaaaaagaagcaaggGCACAAACTGTAGCCGAGGCGGAAGCAGGTGGAAACGCAGCGAGTGCCGTGGAGGAAAGTCCCGACGACAACGGAGGAAATGcagacgagcgagagagaggagaaactcAGGAGACGGAAACAGCAGAACCGACAGAACAGTCTGTGGGGGGAcctgcgagagaagcggacgaggaaggagacgtggagagcagagacgaaagggcAGAGAATCTTGAATCTTCGAACGACTCAGCTGACGGCGATGTGTCCTCTGTGGGAGGACGGTTGATCATCGGGTTGACTGAAATTACTTTTCCGACTTCGCCCCAAACAACGCGCGTCGGCGCCGAGGTGAATCAGCACAAATACGGAACACCGCGAGGCGCTGACAACACACAGTTGTCGGGTTTTGCGTATCCACCGATGTCGCCTGACTCAGAGGACGCGGAAACCGACAACAGGGAAAGGACAGAAAGTGGGAACGGCGGCGAAACGCCGCTTTCCCGCAATGTTTTCGACCACGCTGAGGCTGTGCGTGAAGCGAAAACTCGACTTCAGAGCGACAGATTGACAGAGTTGGGAATTGTGAAGGAAATGAAGGTGCTCGAGAACGTGGGGCTGGTGGTTCTCGAGTTGAACGACGATTTGTCGGAAGACGCGATCCGCGAAACCATAAAGACCCTGTGGCAAAGAAACCCGTCGACGTGGCTCATCGAATCCGACTCAGAGGTGACTTtccgaggcagagacgagtTCGCTTCAGGAGACCTAGTCGTCGTACCAGACGTCGCCAATGACGCAGCGGAACTGCTGCAAGATGTGTTTCACGCAGATCTCGAATTCAGTGAAGAACACAAGCGAGAACACCccgagaaacagacagaggcagagacagaaccgCTAGCCACAGGCCTTCACGACGATGTCAGAGAGGtaggagaggcagcagcgcgAGGCGAGGATGAGGATCTCAGCGCAGGAGACGCTGGGGAACCTGAAGTCGTTGTGTCTACCTGGGAACGAAACACAGTAGAAGACAAGATGACGAAAGACAGTGAAGCTGGCGGAGAAAACACTTTTAAGAGGgcgagcaaagagaagaatcgTCCATTCACACCACTGTATGAAACAAAGGACACGCATTCCGACACTAACCTAGGCGAGGAGCGAAAGCGCCCCAAGTTCTTGACTTTCCtccaggaaaacgaagaaacgacagacCCAGGAAAGAGTGACCTATCAGTTGTACCCTCTAGTGAAATTCATGCCAAAAACCAGAAGCAAAGtccccgctcttcctccccgttttcctctccaaagaaggaacgggaacaagagagaaagggcaCTCGCAGAAAGGCTGAATCTGCATCCATTCGGATATCGAGTTTGCAAGCACAAGAAGAGTACACCAGTAAGGAAACTAAAGACTCGGAAGACACACAGATAGACTATGACATTCCAAAGACCCACCCTGCTGGAATTCTCAAGCCTGCCACAGGCATTGTCCCCCTCAGTCTGTACGAGGCGGTTGACTCTGCCATTCGTGAGTCTGTTTCGGACAATTTTTCTTCCGGCAGCCCGCTCTTTCGCTCTGATGTTTTGTGCCCTTCCCCCTCGTCTTCGGCTTCAGAAAGCTCTCACCAGCGTTCTGCCCAAGTGGACCGATCTGCAGACACTTCCTCAAAACATTCAACACCCGATTTCTCACAGTTGGCATCTGCGTCCGCGCCCTCGGCCTCGCCCCGATCCCCGTTGGTAAAGGGTCGAGGGAATTCgattttcctcttctccggcCCCGTCAGACATTTGGGGAAAATGCCGAACGACAGCTTGTTCTCAAGACAGTGGGCTTACCACGAACCGCGAGTGAACGTCAGAGCCGTGGAAGCTTGGAACATGGTGTATGCGCatcgcctttctcgctcgGCGAATTCGAGTGCCTCCGCGGGGCAGAGACTGGCAGATTTCCACACGGCAGAGCAGGGAGAGGCAAGTGCCGAGAACGCACACCGAGAGAGTGCAAACGatgaaaaacagaaacgaagcgTCCGTCGCGAGAAGGAGCTTGCCAAGGAACCCTCAGACCTCGAGAATCCCAACGGGAAACGAAAAGG from Toxoplasma gondii ME49 chromosome VIIa, whole genome shotgun sequence carries:
- the SUB4 gene encoding subtilisin SUB4 (encoded by transcript TGME49_204360~Gene product name based on ToxoDB Community Expert Annotation.~Predicted trans-membrane domain (TMHMM2.0):30-53) → MGVCEYSLSAAFQSRHESVTRKRPRLGFSRWVFGFLLPVFWSLSSGSSAAVYSDKNEFHGQRPVLLRQPFHSDRAEYIRFPMSVQGDVTEDNVEAVEEISRQIAREVHLQQLKRKRQKGKKKLPSASDQPNSKQPAAKDESGKGEAGNQRDPATKPGTAEKEARAQTVAEAEAGGNAASAVEESPDDNGGNADERERGETQETETAEPTEQSVGGPAREADEEGDVESRDERAENLESSNDSADGDVSSVGGRLIIGLTEITFPTSPQTTRVGAEVNQHKYGTPRGADNTQLSGFAYPPMSPDSEDAETDNRERTESGNGGETPLSRNVFDHAEAVREAKTRLQSDRLTELGIVKEMKVLENVGLVVLELNDDLSEDAIRETIKTLWQRNPSTWLIESDSEVTFRGRDEFASGDLVVVPDVANDAAELLQDVFHADLEFSEEHKREHPEKQTEAETEPLATGLHDDVREVGEAAARGEDEDLSAGDAGEPEVVVSTWERNTVEDKMTKDSEAGGENTFKRASKEKNRPFTPLYETKDTHSDTNLGEERKRPKFLTFLQENEETTDPGKSDLSVVPSSEIHAKNQKQSPRSSSPFSSPKKEREQERKGTRRKAESASIRISSLQAQEEYTSKETKDSEDTQIDYDIPKTHPAGILKPATGIVPLSLYEAVDSAIRESVSDNFSSGSPLFRSDVLCPSPSSSASESSHQRSAQVDRSADTSSKHSTPDFSQLASASAPSASPRSPLVKGRGNSIFLFSGPVRHLGKMPNDSLFSRQWAYHEPRVNVRAVEAWNMVYAHRLSRSANSSASAGQRLADFHTAEQGEASAENAHRESANDEKQKRSVRREKELAKEPSDLENPNGKRKGAKKEPIIVAVIDTGVDYNHEDLRTQMWRNEKEIPNNGIDDDGNGYVDDIRGYDFEGKTNDPMDSNGHGTHVAGIIAAAANNRRGIAGVNWEVKVMPLKFISRSSAAAEAIDYSLRMGAKISTNSWGYTTPSEGLRLAIERTAKRGQLFVAAVDNAGKDNSVENDFPPNWGHDTRTGAGFKSLLRVANLSPGGIVAASSNWSPYTVDVAAPGTDIISTIPTGRFPEGYGYKTGTSMATPLAAGVAAMVWSAQPNMTAAEVRECIMRTSTKMRSLEGRVASSGVVNAYAAVLDALGEPVPSAALNEDVTEAPSPGQTVFSFLGGNPGIPPSASSVSSSTSSLTLSPAGGPGGALALSGLDSLVASMAQLLNPFNRLLFSS